Part of the Arsenicicoccus sp. oral taxon 190 genome, TGAAGATCTGCGTCATCTCCGTGAACGACCCGCCCCGCAGCGCCATCGCCCGCGCGTAGTCGCCGCTCGCGATGGCGGCCGGCACCTCCCTGGTGCGCTCGACCGCCTCGACGAGCGGGACGGTGACCACGCGGTTGCCCCGTATGCCGACCACCGGGGCCACCGTCTCGGCCGTCGCGGACAGGACCTCGTGCGCGGCGGCGTAACCGAGCCAGGTCGACGCCCAGCGGTCGAACGCGCTGGGCCGCCCGCCCCGCTGCACGTGGCCGAGGATCGTCACCCGGGTGTCCTCCCCGAGCCGCTGCTCGATGGTGTCCCGCACGTAGGCCGCCGTGATCGGTCGGCCGTCCCGGTCCTGGGCCCCCTCGGCGACGATGACGATGGAGTCGCGTCGCCCGGCCGCGCGACCGCGCCGCAGCTCGGCGCACATCCGCTCCTCCCAGCCCGGGGCGGGCGGGTGCTCCGGGATGAGCACGTAGTCGCAGCCGCCGGCGATGGCGCTCATCAGGGCCAGGTAGCCGCAGTGCCGCCCCATCACCTCCACGACGAAGCTGCGCTGGTGGCTGGCCGCGGTGCTCGCGATCGCGTCGATGGCGTCGACGATCCGGTGCAGCGCGCTGTCCGCGCCGATCGTCATGTCGGTGCCGACGAGGTCGTTGTCGATCGAGCCGACGAGGCCGGCGATCATGAGTGTCGGGTGCGCCGCGGCCGTGGCGGCGCTGATCCGGCCCTGCTCCACGAGGTCGGCGAGCAGCCCCGGCCATTCCTGACGGAAGAGGTCCAGCCCGCTCAGCGAGCCGTCGCCCCCGATGACGACCAGCCGGTCGATGCCGTGCTCGAGGAGGTGGGCGGCGGCCGCCATACGGCCTGCTCGCTCGCGGAAGTCCGCGCTGCGGAAGGTGCCGATGACCGTCCCACCCCGGTGCAGCACGTTGCCGACGTCGTCCCAGCCGGCCAGTCGGATGCCGTCCCCACCGTCGACCATCCCCTGGTAGCCCTCGTAGATCACGAAGACCTCCGCCCCCAGGTGCAGCGCGGTGCGCACGACGGCGCGGACGGCGGCGTTCATGCCCTGGGCGTCGCCGCCACTGGTCAGCACCGCGATCCGCATGCGGGGGGCGGTCTCGTGCACGGTCTCCATGGCCAGCTCCGCGGGGTCGACGACGGGTCACCCCCATCCAACCGGGTCCGCGTGAACGCCGCGTGACGGGGGCGGTGGAACGCGGTCGTGGACTCCCCCGCGCCGCCACTAACCTTGCACCCATGGTTGCCCCGATCGACGCCCTCACCCCGGCCGTGCAGTCCGCCCTCGTCGCCGCCTTCGGCGAGGAGGTCCGTGGGGCGGACCCGGTGCTGCGACCGAGCCAGTTCGCCGACGTGCAGGTCAACGCCGCGATGGCGCTCGCCAAGAAGCTGGGGCGCAAGCCGCGCGACGTTGCGCAGGCGATCGTGGACCACCTGGACGCGGGCGAGCTGGTGAGCGCGGCCGAGGTGGCGGGGCCCGGCTTCGTCAACATCACCTTCGCCGACGGGTGGCTCGCCGAGCAGGCGCTGGCCGCGCAGACCGACCCGCGGCTCGGGGTGGCGACGCAGCAGCGGCAGGTGATCCCGATCGACTACTCCGCCCCCAACGTCGCCAAGGAGATGCACGTCGGGCACCTGCGGACCACGATCATCGGCGACGCGCTGGCACGGACCCTGGAGCACCTGGGCCACCACGTCATCCGGCAGAACCACGTCGGCGACTGGGGCACCCCCTTCGGCATGCTGGTGGAGCACCTGCTCGAGGTCGGCGAGGACTCGGACGAGGCCCGCGTCGTCCAGACCGACCCCAACGCCTTCTACCAGGCGGCCCGCCAGAAGTTCGACAGCTCGGAGGACTTCGCGACGCGCGCGCGTGCCCGGGTGGTCAAGCTGCAGGCCGGCGACCCCGAGACGCTGCGGCTGTGGGGCGCGCTCTACGACCTGTCCAAGACCTACTTCAACAAGGTCTACTCGACCCTCGGCGTGACGCTCACCGACGCGGACCTCGCGGGCGAGTCCACCTACAACGACGACCTCGCGGGCATCTGCAAGGACCTCGAGGCCAAGGGGATCGCCACCCACGACGAGGGCGCGCTGGTCGTCTTCCTGCCCGGCTTCACCGGCCGCGAGGACAAGCCGGTGCCGCTGTTCATCCGCAAGTCCGACGGCGGCTACGGCTACGGCACCACCGACGTCGCCACCGTCAAGCACCGCGTCGAGGACCTGCACGCCGACCGCATCCTCTACGTCATCGGCGTCACGCAGAGCCTGCACCTGCAGATGGTCTACGAGACCGCGCGGCGGGCGGGCTACCTCCCCGAGCGCGTCGAGGTGGAGCACGTCAAGATCGGCTCGGTCCTCGGGGAGGACCGCAAGATCCTCAAGACCCGCTCCGGCGCCCCGCTGCGGCTGATGCACCTTCTCGACGAGGCCGTCCAGCACGCCCGCGCCTACATCGACGGCGCCCGGCCCGAGCTGCCCGAGGACGAGCGCGCCGAGATCGCCCGGATGGTCGGGATCGGCGCGGTGAAGTATGCCGACCTGTCCGTCTCGCACGACTCCGACTACGTCTTCGACCTGGACCGGATGCTCGCGCTGACCGGCAACACCGGCCCCTACCTGCAGTACGCCACCGCCCGCATCCGCTCCATCTTCCGCACCGCCGGGATCGACCCCGAGCAGCAGGACGCCCCCATCGTCCTCACCGAGCCCGGCGAGCGTGAGCTGGCGCTCACGCTGCTCGACTTCGGCGGCGTCGTCGCGCAGGTGGGGCAGCTGAGCGAGCCGCACCGCCTGTGCACCTACCTCTTCGAGCTCGCCCAGGCCTTCTCGTCCTTCTACGAGCAGTGCCCGGTGCTCAAGGCCGACGACGAGCAGACCCGCCAGTCCCGGCTGACGCTGTGCGCCCTGACGCTGCGGACCCTGGTGCAGGGCCTCGACCTCCTCGGCGTGGAGACCCCCGAGCGCATGTGAGCCGTATGCCGCGCGGGTCGGCATACGAGATGCGCGCGGGGTCGGCATACGAGATCCGCGCGCGCTCGGCGCGCCGCGGGCAGGCAGGCGAGGCTAGCCTGAGTGACATGGCTCGCACCCGCCCCCACGTGGTCATCATCGGTTCCGGCTTCGGCGGCCTCTTCGCCGCGCAGGCGTTCAAGGACGTCGACGTCGACGTGACGCTCGTCGGCAAGACGGTCTACCACCTCTTCCAGCCGCTCCTCTACCAGGTCGCGACGGGCATCCTCAGCCCGGGCGAGATCGCCCCGAGCACCCGCGAGGTGCTCAAGCGCTACAAGAACGTCCGGGTCCTCATGAGCGAGGTCACCGCGATCGACGTCGAGGCCCGGACGGTCACGGCGGAGGCGCTGCAGCACGAGTCGACGTTCAGCTACGACTACCTGATCGTGGCGGCCGGCGCGGGTCAGTCCTACTTCGGCAACGACCACTTCACCGTCTTCGCGCCCGGCATGAAGACCATCGACGACGCGCTGGAGCTGCGGGCCCGCATCTTCGGGTCCTTCGAGGTGGCCGAGCTGACGAACGACCCGGCGGAGCGCGACCGGCTGATGACCTTCGTCGTCGTGGGTGCGGGTCCCACCGGCGTCGAGATGGCCGGCCAGATCAAGGACCTGTCCACCAAGACGCTGCGCGGCGACTTCCGCAGCATCGACCCCACCCAGGCCCGGGTGATCCTGCTGGACGGGGCGCCGGCGGTGCTGGGCTCCTTCGGGGAGCACCTGTCCGGCAAGGCGCGCGCCGAGCTGGAGCGGATCGGGGTCGAGGTCAAGCTCGACGCCCTCGTCACGGACCTCGACTCGCAGTCCGTCACGGTCAAGCTCAAGGACGGCACCACCGAGCGCATCGAGGCGGGCTGCAAGGTCTGGGCCGCCGGGGTCCAGGCGAGCCCGCTGGGCGCCCAGCTCGGCCGGCAGACCGGCGCCGAGGTGGACCGCGCCGGCCGCGTGGCGGTCCAGCCGGACCTGACCCTGCCGGGCCACCCCGAGGTCTTCGTCGTCGGCGACATGATGAGCCTGGACAAGCTGCCGGGGGTGGCTCAGGTCGCGATCCAGGGCGGGCAGTATGCCGCCCGCGTCATCGCCTCCGACGTGGCCGGCGACCGGATCACCGAGCCGTTCCACTACAAGGACCGCGGCTCGATGGCAGTGATCAGCAGGTTCGGCGCGATCGCGAGCATCGGCAAGGTGCAGCTGACCGGGGTCCCGGCCTGGCTGGCCTGGCTCTTTGTGCACCTCATCAACATCGTCGGGTTCAAGAACCGCATCACGACGCTGCTCCACTGGGCCATCGCGTTCCTGTCCACCGGGCGCGCCGAGCGCACCACGACCCGCCAGCAGCTGGTGGGGCGGCTGGCGGTCAATCAGCTGGGCAGCAGGTTCCAGCCCACCATCGGCGGGGTCCGCCTGCCGCTGGAGCAGCCCTACAACCCCGAGGCGCCCGGCGACTCCCGCTGAGGGGAGCACGGTCGGTCAGCGGCGTCCGGCCGGTCGGCGCCTGGCCGGTCGGCCCTTGGCCAGTCGGCGCGTCGCCGGTCGGCGAGCTCAGACGCGCAGGCCGGCCTCGCGTCGCTGCTCGAGCCGGCGCATCATCGGGGTCGCGAGGGTCCCGTGCACCACGACGCTCACCATGATCGCGGCGGTGCCGGTGGCCCACAGGGTGCGCTCCTCGGGCCAGTGGTGCTGGGCGGTGGCGAAGGCCAGGTAGTAGATCGACCCGACGCCACGCACCCCGAAGATCGCCGTGACGACTCGCTCGCGGGGCTGCAGCTCGTGGGTGCCGAGCAGCGCCACCCAGCCGCACACCGGCCGGACGACGAGCACCAGCGCGAGCCCCACGGCGACGCCCTGCCAGCTCAGGTCGGCCAGCTGCCCGGAGGAGAGCGACGCGCCGAGCAGCAGCAGGATCAGCAGCGTGAGCACCGACTCGAGGTGCTCGATCGCGTCGTGCAGCCGCCCGTGGTAGGCGTGACCGCGCTCGGCGTGGCGCAGCGCCAGCGCGGCGACGAAGACCGCGAGGAAGCCGTAGCCGTGGGCGATCTCGGCGAGGCCGTAGACCGTGCACACCAGCGCGATGCCGAGCAGCG contains:
- a CDS encoding 6-phosphofructokinase — encoded protein: METVHETAPRMRIAVLTSGGDAQGMNAAVRAVVRTALHLGAEVFVIYEGYQGMVDGGDGIRLAGWDDVGNVLHRGGTVIGTFRSADFRERAGRMAAAAHLLEHGIDRLVVIGGDGSLSGLDLFRQEWPGLLADLVEQGRISAATAAAHPTLMIAGLVGSIDNDLVGTDMTIGADSALHRIVDAIDAIASTAASHQRSFVVEVMGRHCGYLALMSAIAGGCDYVLIPEHPPAPGWEERMCAELRRGRAAGRRDSIVIVAEGAQDRDGRPITAAYVRDTIEQRLGEDTRVTILGHVQRGGRPSAFDRWASTWLGYAAAHEVLSATAETVAPVVGIRGNRVVTVPLVEAVERTREVPAAIASGDYARAMALRGGSFTEMTQIFTEMSEPPTPQVDGTPRRIGILHAGGLAPGMNTAARAAVRLGLDRGHTMLGIQGGYPGLRDGDIRELAWGDVEGWTAIGGAELGVRRSLPEVEHLYPIGRALEEHRVDALLVIGGWNAYVGAQTLWQERDRYPAFRIPMVCVPASIDNNLPGSELAVGADTALNAIVDALDRIKQSASARRRCFVVETMGRYCGYLALMGGLAGGAERVYLHEEGITLDDLQRDVQRLRSSFDAGRRLFLAVRNERSSEQYTLDFLARLFDQEGQERYDVRQAVLGHVQQGGDPSPFDRILATRLVAHAIDLLTGELAAGGQEAQLVGLVRGRVRATPLARMPELMDLVHRRPRDQWWLDLRPVVRAVSEPGAAAPTGL
- the argS gene encoding arginine--tRNA ligase, which gives rise to MVAPIDALTPAVQSALVAAFGEEVRGADPVLRPSQFADVQVNAAMALAKKLGRKPRDVAQAIVDHLDAGELVSAAEVAGPGFVNITFADGWLAEQALAAQTDPRLGVATQQRQVIPIDYSAPNVAKEMHVGHLRTTIIGDALARTLEHLGHHVIRQNHVGDWGTPFGMLVEHLLEVGEDSDEARVVQTDPNAFYQAARQKFDSSEDFATRARARVVKLQAGDPETLRLWGALYDLSKTYFNKVYSTLGVTLTDADLAGESTYNDDLAGICKDLEAKGIATHDEGALVVFLPGFTGREDKPVPLFIRKSDGGYGYGTTDVATVKHRVEDLHADRILYVIGVTQSLHLQMVYETARRAGYLPERVEVEHVKIGSVLGEDRKILKTRSGAPLRLMHLLDEAVQHARAYIDGARPELPEDERAEIARMVGIGAVKYADLSVSHDSDYVFDLDRMLALTGNTGPYLQYATARIRSIFRTAGIDPEQQDAPIVLTEPGERELALTLLDFGGVVAQVGQLSEPHRLCTYLFELAQAFSSFYEQCPVLKADDEQTRQSRLTLCALTLRTLVQGLDLLGVETPERM
- a CDS encoding NAD(P)/FAD-dependent oxidoreductase codes for the protein MARTRPHVVIIGSGFGGLFAAQAFKDVDVDVTLVGKTVYHLFQPLLYQVATGILSPGEIAPSTREVLKRYKNVRVLMSEVTAIDVEARTVTAEALQHESTFSYDYLIVAAGAGQSYFGNDHFTVFAPGMKTIDDALELRARIFGSFEVAELTNDPAERDRLMTFVVVGAGPTGVEMAGQIKDLSTKTLRGDFRSIDPTQARVILLDGAPAVLGSFGEHLSGKARAELERIGVEVKLDALVTDLDSQSVTVKLKDGTTERIEAGCKVWAAGVQASPLGAQLGRQTGAEVDRAGRVAVQPDLTLPGHPEVFVVGDMMSLDKLPGVAQVAIQGGQYAARVIASDVAGDRITEPFHYKDRGSMAVISRFGAIASIGKVQLTGVPAWLAWLFVHLINIVGFKNRITTLLHWAIAFLSTGRAERTTTRQQLVGRLAVNQLGSRFQPTIGGVRLPLEQPYNPEAPGDSR